In Fusobacterium sp. FSA-380-WT-3A, the sequence TGGACATAAAATAGAAGATGAAAAATTACATGAAGCTTTCAAAGTTTATAATGAAAGTAGAGCTACAAGAAGAGAATTCGTAAAATTAGCTGGAAAACACCCTGAAGTAATATCAGCTGTAAGTAGATCAGCAGTTTTAAAAAGTGCTTTCTTCATGTTAAAAGATGAACATACAGCAATGTTAAAAGAATTAAACAATGAATTAGCAAAATTACCAGAAGTAAAATGGAATGGAGTAAAAGTTCTTACATCTGGAATAATTTTAGATAATCCAACATTATTAGGATTATTTGATGAATACAAAATAGCAATAGTAGCTGATGATGTAGCTCATGAATCAAGAGCATTTACAACAGATGTTCCAATGGATATAGAAGATCCAATTAGAGCTTTAGCAGTACAATTTGCTAACCAAGATAATGATACAATTTTATATGACCCATTAATTGAAGAGCGTCCAAAATATGTAGCAAGAAAAGCTAAAGAAGCAGGAGCAGATGGAGTTGTAATAGCAATGATGCAATTCTGTGACCCTGAAGAATTAGAATATCCATCATTAAGAAAAGCTCTTAATGAAGCTGGATTACCACATATTAAGTTTGGATTTGACCAACAAATGGTTGACTTTGGACAAGCAAGAACTTCATTACAAGCATTCGCAGAAAGTTTATAATATTGTAAAAAAAGCACGATTGTATCGTGCTTTTTTATTATTTAGGAAATTATGATTTTTTAATTGAAAAACTTATTAAAAAGAACACAAAAATAAAGGTAAAATTTATTAAAAAATATAGTATAATATAAAATATAGAGATTTTTAAATTACAAAAAAGTTGTGTTTGTGAAAGTTATTAAGTGCTAAATGATTAAGGAAAAGCATAATGAAAACTATATTTAGTAGTATAAATCATAGAAGTTTCATACTTAGAACAAGAGATTGGATTTTATTTGAAACTTCTATATCTTTTCTACCCAAGAAAGTTTTTTTCTAAAGAAATTAAATCTAAGAATCTTAATTTTTTTAGTTTTATTATTTTTAGAATAAATATCATATCTTCTAATTATTTTAAAGTATTTAGGAGTAATATGAGAAATTAAACATCTGAAGAAATCTCTTAAAGAAAAAGTAACAAAAATCTTATTGTCATTATTTGGTTTTTGGTACCAAAATGTAATGTTTTTAGAATCAAAAAAATAATTCTATATTCAACAATAGCTGGTCTTACAAGCTTGACCAAGATATTTTGCAATATTTTGAATATTATTAATAATATTATTAGGATTAACATAAAATCCATTAGAATATTTTTTATAAGTGATGGAAATTTTATTTTTAAGAGTAATAGAACTATTAGATTTAGCGAAAGAAGCAATAATATCAATAGAATATTTTTGCCAAGATTTTCTAAGAGGTCTCTAAGGAAGAGAATTAAGAGTTTTCTAAATCCCTTTAATATAAAAACCACCAAAAGTAACAATAGCATAAATATGAGGATTCTAAGATATATCTCTAGAAAAAGCATGAATATTAGTGATAACTCTCTAATTATATATACCAATTTTTTTAAAAGAATATTTAATAGAATAATAAGTAGCATCAGAAAGATTTTTAAGTAATTGTAGATTATTAAAGAAAAAATTTCTAATGAAACCAGTAGGTAAAGAAAAAGTCATATAAATATGAGAAACAAGAGAAGAAGCTCAATTTTCAGTATAAATTTTACCACAAGAAGAATAAAATTTAGATTTACAAGAAAAAGGTTGAATAAATTTATGAAGATAAGAAGTACAAAGGAATGGAGAGAAACAGAACTTAGAATCAGTGCCATGTAAAAAGAATTGAGATTGTTAAGAATATTTTATTTATGCTCATCAGAAAAGAAAGAAGAAATATTATCTTAGTATTCAAAAAAATATATTTAAGTTTATGATTACGAGAAATAAAATTATTATTTATAAGTATATTATACACTAAAAAATAGAATTAAATAATAAATTTTGTTTAGAATATTTTACTAAATTAATAAATATTAAATGAGTCAGAGATATTATAATAAAAGCTTTTAAAGTATAAAATATAAGTAATTAAATAAAAAAGATAATAAGAATTATTAATTTAA encodes:
- a CDS encoding 2-hydroxyacyl-CoA dehydratase subunit D, giving the protein MTRIEELLNNFREIAYHPEKQMAKYKEEGKKLIGCFPYYIPEEIVYAAGMVPFGVWGTHGTISRAKEYFASFYCTIAQMSLEMALEGKLDGLSGVILSSMCDTLRPLTQNFKVAIPQLPFMFLAHPQNRKPEYGIKYTMNEFTRLKGQLEEIAGHKIEDEKLHEAFKVYNESRATRREFVKLAGKHPEVISAVSRSAVLKSAFFMLKDEHTAMLKELNNELAKLPEVKWNGVKVLTSGIILDNPTLLGLFDEYKIAIVADDVAHESRAFTTDVPMDIEDPIRALAVQFANQDNDTILYDPLIEERPKYVARKAKEAGADGVVIAMMQFCDPEELEYPSLRKALNEAGLPHIKFGFDQQMVDFGQARTSLQAFAESL